One Triticum dicoccoides isolate Atlit2015 ecotype Zavitan chromosome 5B, WEW_v2.0, whole genome shotgun sequence genomic window carries:
- the LOC119309800 gene encoding alpha carbonic anhydrase 1, chloroplastic-like has protein sequence MVTSENSAICVALLCMCFLITHACDTANGVSFGYSGRTGPKHWGSLSPNFTVCSKGIYQSPINIVTDCVVPDLRMEPLKRYYTSTNATMVDNVFNIALRYNDTVGTVMVDGKAYKLKQLHWHSPSEHTINGKRFAVELHMVHYTDDGNISVVSILYRHGKQDPFLRQIKDKLVELSAEGCKAEKGDPLPVGVVNMKELMQGADRYFRYIGSLTAPPCTENVIWNILGEIREMTKEQVVALMAPLEKSYRQNSRPIQSLNGRTVQLDDMSHNQNTR, from the exons ATGGTGACTTCCGAGAACAGTGCAATCTGTGTTGCACTGTTATGCATGTGCTTTCTTATCACCCATGCGTGCGACACTG CAAATGGCGTGAGCTTTGGATACAGCGGGAGAACTGGCCCAAAGCATTGGGGGAGCTTAAGTCCTAATTTCACAGTTTGCTCAAAAGGAATCTACCAGTCTCCAATTAACATCGTGACAGATTGTGTGGTACCCGACCTACGAATGGAGCCCCTAAAGAGATATTATACTTCTACAAATGCTACAATGGTTGACAACGTCTTCAACATTGCG CTGCGATATAATGACACTGTTGGGACTGTCATGGTGGATGGAAAAGCGTATAAATTGAAGCAATTGCATTGGCACTCTCCCTCAGAGCATACCATCAACGGCAAGAG ATTTGCGGTGGAGCTCCACATGGTGCACTACACTGATGATGGCAACATAAGTGTTGTCTCAATACTTTATCGGCACGGAAAACAAGATCCTTTCCTTCGTCAG ATAAAGGATAAGTTAGTTGAATTGTCTGCGGAGGGTTGCAAAGCTGAGAAAGGTGATCCTCTCCCCGTTGGGGTGGTGAATATGAAGGAACTAATGCAGGGTGCAGATAGGTATTTCAGATATATTGGATCTCTCACAGCACCCCCATGCACGGAGAATGTAATCTGGAACATTCTTGGCGAG ATAAGAGAAATGACAAAGGAGCAGGTTGTTGCTTTGATGGCTCCTTTGGAGAAGAGTTACAGGCAGAACAGTAGGCCGATACAATCACTGAATGGTCGCACTGTGCAACTTGATGATATGTCACACAATCAAAATACTCGTTAG